The Triticum urartu cultivar G1812 chromosome 6, Tu2.1, whole genome shotgun sequence genome includes the window TTTTACACAGAACCATCACACAGTCTTCtgtttctcctcttttttttccaGGAATTTGTCCTTGCAACACACACTATACAGTTTGTACAGCAGTTTCTGCTATTTCCAAGCCATTGGTGCATCTAATTTCTTTTATTTTCTGTCTAAAAATTAATTTATTTTTTAAGGGGGATAATAGCTTTAAAAACCTGAAACAAGTACTGTACTAGAAGTACGGCCTTGCACACTACTATATCATGATGCTTGACAACGGCTATTCCATCAGATTACCTTTCTAATCTCAGTTCCCCTCTGAACACTATTTCCAGACAGCAACATAAATGAGAGCGAGGGCGGGGATCACATCGCCGAGCTCAAGCGTAAGAAAGGGAAAAAACCCAAGCCCCTGAAGTGGAGATCAACCAACAGCGACATGAACAACCGCAGCTGCGAGGCCGAAGAAGGTTCCGACGGAGGCCGCGACGACGATGCAGTCCTCTCCTCACTCACCAGAGCCACCACTcctagcagcagcagcagcctgaTCATCAGGAAGAGGCCGAGGACCCTTGGAAAGGTGATGCCTTGTTTTGCCTTCCCTGAAATGAAGTGAAGTGAAGCTCATTCAATCATTTTATTCCCAAACAACAGAAAAAGGTCCACTCATTTGCCTCCTGTATTTGTTTATGCACAGCTTAATTTGTTTCTCGTTTTGCAAATTCAAAGGTGGCTGAGGGCTGTGATGCTGTGGACCCGCCGGTTCCTAGGAAATTGAGATCAGGTACCACTAATCGCTGCATTTGGTGTCTCTTAAAGCTGGGAACAGGGACAGCTTTGTCCCTTTCTCTTTCCATCTTTACCTACTCATTTGCATATACTAGCATAGGACCATCTCTGGCTGATGGTTCTCAGATTTGATGATGGCTAACCAACAACAATGCTGGTGGTTTTACAAAGTAATATAGTAGTAACAATTTTTAATAGCATATCTAACTTAGCTGGCCCCTGAATGTACTAATGATGTTAGTGTTTCTACTATTGGGCCATCCACAGTCTagatgatttcttaagcaacaATTGGCAAAGCACCAAGTTCAAATTTCAATCATGAGTGTTCTACTTTCAGCCATAATCAAGCGCGTCGGTCAGACTGTTCCTTCATCGCCGCGGCATGCCAAGAAGAGGCGTCATCTTTCAGCTATCAGTGCTCAGATTTTTCAGATGGATCGTGAAACAAGAACCGATGAGACCATGGTATGTATCTCCTGTCTGAAAACTGCTCTTCATTTTGCCATAATCCAAGACTTTGCAAGTGAACTATGGGTTTCTTGCAGCCATCGAATTCTTTCACCAAGGAGGAGGAAGTGCTTGCTGATACTTTGCTAGCACTATCCCAAATAGCCCCGCCTTCTGAGCCAGCAGCCGACATGGCGACGGAGCAAGATATCTCAAACACAAATGTTGCCTCAACTTCTTGTTCAGAAGGTTGATCTTCACTCTTTCCTGTTTATGCCTATTTCATACTAATAACTGAGGCTGTACAGTTTGAGTAATATGCTGCATTGTAATTCAGGTGTGATTACTCCTACAGGAGCTACCAAGGAGGATGACAAAATAACTTTGTTGCCAATTGATGCTAACGTGGTTACGCAGTCTGCCTGCGCAGATCAACAAGTGGAACCAACTGCTACTGCTAGTGTTCCACAACTAAATCCTGCTCTAGGTGCTCCTCGCATCAGCATAAATCCTGATTTTCCCAAAGATGGGAAGATACAGGACCTTTCTCTCGGACTTTTTGTGAATTCGCCAAGTCCACCTAAAGAGTCCTTGAATAAAAGGTGGGGAATTGCTTCCTGGATGTCCTCGGTTCTCTTACCTTGTCACATTGTTGACAGTGTTCTCATGTTTACTTCTGTTTACAGCGCTTCGAAGAAGCCGAAGGCACATTTTGATGGTAGTCTAAGTCTAACTAACCAGAAAAAGAAGGAGACTCCTCACTGGCTGGTATTGCTTCTTCTCTTTTTGCTCTCTGAAAGTACAGTTGTAATTTCCATTTTGTCCGAATGTTTCATGAACTCCCCACAATATGTTTTTTATACAGCTGAATCGCAATAAATCTGGTTTTGTGGCACATAATAGAACAAAAGATGAGAATAGCAGTGCCAAAGGTAAATCCTATTTTCAGAATGCCACGACAGTTATTTTATGACACGCGATTCTACTAAAATGTTGGCGATGCTGCTATTACTTGTTAGCTAATCTGTTGTTACATCATCCCTATCAGAAGTTATGCCTGCAATCCAGGCTCCGCTACCTTGTACCTCAACTGGGTCTTCGAAAAAGTAAGTTGCTGCCTAAAACTTGACACTGTTTCCTACACTCTTTTTAGCTGTTAAGAAGAGCGCTAATGTCTGTTGTTTTACAGGCCCTCTTCAAGTACATTGGGTGCATGCACAATATCTGGCAAAGAAATTACTACTGCCTGGGCAATTGCAAATAATGACAAGGTCAAGTATTTTATCAACTCTAATTTTAGTGAAACAAATTGGCCCTGCTACTCAATTAtcttcttttttttttgcgaCATTGCTACTCAATTATCTATGGGACACCTAAAATCATAGCCAAGTTGGTTGCTCAAGTTATATATATATTCTTACTCCTGAAAGGATTTACCTGTACATAACTAAATGCCAAGCTTGAACACTTTGGCTGTTGAGCTGACAAATACATCCTTTTTATTCACAGCTTTCCCTTCCTGAAAATGGTGGTCCTGCAAAGACATGGAAGAGAAGTGTTACCCATGCCTATGTGAGTCATCTTATCCAAAACCATTTGGACAAAGATAAGGCGTCGCAAAACCAAGTAATCGCCCAGGAAAGATCACGCAGCCGCATTTCGAGCTCTCCAAGCGGCTCCACCTTGCATAAGAATGGTATGCATTTCGACGCAAGGATCCCAGCTCAGCCTTCTATCGGGGTTTGCGACATGGCTCCTGGTCGGCAAGCAATGGTTTGTGATCATAACCGCCTTTCGATCAGCACTGCTGCTACTCCAGTAGTCCAGTTTCTTCTGTGGTTCTGTCTTCAGTCTTGACATGGCATGCTGCTTCTTTCAGGTCAGCAACGATTTCATGAACTTGCCCACCTCGGCAGCATTCTCCGGGCCACAGTATGTTCAGTATATACATCCCCAGATGATCAGCACTCACCGCGGTGGTCCGGCGCCGTATCAGTCGTATTCGCATCTCCCTTGTAGCAGCAGAGGGAATATGGCGCCCGTGATGTCAATCCAGcaggttctccctttgcacattTTATATCTGAACTTGTTCAAATAGAAGTGTCAGCAAATGCAGTCATCTTAGCTCTGATCTAACAGAGTCTCACCTGATCTTGTTTACCGATGTCGCCCAGCAGCAGATGCAGCAGTACATGTGCGGCCCGGGCTACGCGCCGCACCCCGGCGTGCCGGTGAGCCAGGGCGCCATGAAGCTCCAGCAGTTCGCGCCGACtccgcagcagcagcagcagcagatgtGGCAGTACCATTTCTCCCAGTACCAGCCGAGGCAAGCGGCAGAGGGCGCGGCCGCCGCGGCGTGGCAGAGCGGCCGGCTCCGGGACATGCCGTCGTCCGGCCCCCTGCGGCCGATGCAGGCGCTCCATGCTCCCCCGGCGATGGCGCCGCCGCAGATGGAGCTCCTCTGCGGGCCGTaccagggcggcggcggcggcggggccagACGGCCGCCGCAGCTCAGGCTGATCTAGTAGTGGCGACTGGCGAGTGAGAGAGTGAAGTGTAGATCTTAAAGAAAGAAAGGAGATCGTCGGTCCCTGGCGCTGCGTTTACTTTGACCTGACAGCAGAGGATGGTTCTGAGAAAAATTATAGCGGTCGTGTGATGTGACTTGTGACTTGTGAGTGGCTGAGGCAGGGAGGGGGAGGGGGACAAATTTTAACTGTGATTAGCATAATTTTCTGTTCATCGACCGGTTTTAAAGTTTCAATAATGTGGAAATGGGATAATGTAGTTTTCCCCTGTGTTTCCATGTGGAATTTAAGGCAGATATACTTGTTTTCGATAGAATTGAAGGGAGTTTGCAAACACAACTATGTTTTCTCTTTGCCTAAAATCATCGCAGCTCATGTTTTCTCAAAAAACCACCGAATCGCGAACAGTTTGCGGAGGCCCACCATTTCTCGTAAGTTTTTTTGCTGGAACCACTAAAATCTTGATTAAGCGTGCTTTGACAAGATAACTGACAATGAGACCAGGTTGCCACGCCCACGTGGTACGGGGTAACGATCGTTAGACGATATGCCCTATAGAGCAAttctagcagaccccgcatcccATCGTCCCGCAAAATGCGTTTGCAGTTCGCGCAAAATCATTTTTGTGGGTCAGCGCGGGCTGGCACAGATGCAGACCCCGTATAATGGACCCGTAAAAAAGCATATTCGTGGAATATGTTTTTTTACGGGTCGGCTTCTGCGGGTTCTGATCTGACGCAGCTCCACCCGGCCCGCAAAACTTAGATTTGCAACTTAAATTGATCTAGCATGATGTTTTTCTTTGCTTTTGCAACAACATTAGATACAAAAGATATCACCAAATCTTGGCTAGAATAGCAAAACCAAAGAAAATAAGAACCACAAGTATGCATTTCAGAATAtttccaacttccataactgctcccaCTAGTTGAAGCAATATCTTCTCCATGCactcattgttgatctgcggattcttgatcttgctttcttcattcttcatctttggtttcaaagaagtagacgttgcttccccTCTAGTTGCACATGCAGCCGCATCATTGCTTTCAATTGTACCAAGGAGTGCACTAACATCTATTAAATTTCTTTCTATCAACAAATCAATGTATTGGCCTTCCCAAAACCAAAATGAGCATCCTTCGTCCTACACAAAAGAAGCTCAAAGTGAGCTACCGCAATCGAACTAAAGAATGAGCTATGAAACGAGCTACCGCAAGTGCACGTACCCCGTCGTTTTCGCATTTGAAGAACACTCATCCGGGGTGCTTCGGCATGCTCGAAGTGAGCCGCAGCATTTTCCGCGTGCAGTCGTCGCACTCTATGAGCGGCATCGGCAAGCCACAAAGACGTTGCGCGAGCGCCGAGCCCGGTGGACGGCCGGACGAGTCCATGCCCGCAAACCTtcggcgacggcgggcggacgAACTCGCACCTGCATGCGGTGATGCGCCCTTGCCTGGGCTGCGGGAGAGGCTCCCTGACCACTCCATAGCTTGGGGCAGCAACCGGCGACCGGAAAAAGCCAAATCCGGTGGCCCGCGATGAACTGCCGCAGATCTGCAAATCCGGCGGCCCGCTGACgcaaggggggagggggaggccTCGTGCGCGTGGCGGCCTTCCGGCGTGCTCCTGCCGGCTGCGGTCGCTGGAATcttgggcggcggccggcggcggcgcgagaggggagaggagaggtggTTAGTGGGAGAAAGCGCGGGATGAAATGTCCCCCCACCACCCGCTTCCTCTTATATGCAGGGCACCGCAGCCGCGTTTTCCCGGGTTGGGCGTGGGATTTTGCCGCGCCCCCTAAAAATTTTTGCGGGCCAGGGTGGGATACGGGGTCTGATCGGGCGGGTTTTTCCACCTCAGCCCGCATTTTGGCGGTTATTTTACGGGTCGGGGcgggatgcggggtctgctagagttgctcttagctATCTAGCCCAACCAAATAGTTGCTCGGTCACTCCGTTTCCCCGGCGcaaccttcttcctcctcggtcCTTTCAACCATCGCCACCACCGACACCCGAGCAGGATCGCCACCGACCGCCGCAACCATGGCCCCGTGGAATGATGGCGAGATGAGCTCAGAGTCTGTGATGCCGCTCTCGGAAGAACATGGCTACAAGCCCTACGTTAGTCTTCTCCGAACTAGGGTTAGGGTTCCTGGAAGTGTGGATTTTTCTATTTGAGCTTGATTTGACTTCAATCTTTGATTTTTGTTGCTTGTTCGTGCTCTTTTAGTGTCCAGTCACAACGGATGGCTTGGATTGGTGTGGTGTGGGTACGGGATAAGTGCTTTGCATCTATAAGCTGTCGGCGGAGAGACTCGTTGCATTGGAAGGCATGATCATTGGCAAGAGGTTCTATGGCTGCATTGCACGTGTGAGTATTTTGTTTCCATTTCATTACTTTTGTGCACGTAGCTCAATCTTATTCATAATCGTGTGCGCATACATCTTTTTATTAGTGTGCACATGGATATGTTAGTTAGTTAGTACAAATGCTTTGTTTAATGTGTTATATAAGTGTGTGAAAAATGGTCAGTACAAATTCTCATATGCACATAGTTTGGTGTCATTTGAAATAGTTGTTTACTAATGACCAAGCTTTGTGTTGTAAGTGGGTCGATTAAAGACCGAACTCTATTCAGCGTAAAGAATTGCTCATT containing:
- the LOC125513410 gene encoding uncharacterized protein LOC125513410 isoform X4, with protein sequence MVVDMEDEGRREKKGLAAVVGVTRRHVIRSGSSSSSSSPTSLPPPAAADSNINESEGGDHIAELKRKKGKKPKPLKWRSTNSDMNNRSCEAEEGSDGGRDDDAVLSSLTRATTPSSSSSLIIRKRPRTLGKVAEGCDAVDPPVPRKLRSAIIKRVGQTVPSSPRHAKKRRHLSAISAQIFQMDRETRTDETMPSNSFTKEEEVLADTLLALSQIAPPSEPAADMATEQDISNTNVASTSCSEGATKEDDKITLLPIDANVVTQSACADQQVEPTATASVPQLNPALGAPRISINPDFPKDGKIQDLSLGLFVNSPSPPKESLNKSASKKPKAHFDGSLSLTNQKKKETPHWLLNRNKSGFVAHNRTKDENSSAKEVMPAIQAPLPCTSTGSSKKPSSSTLGACTISGKEITTAWAIANNDKLSLPENGGPAKTWKRSVTHAYVSHLIQNHLDKDKASQNQVIAQERSRSRISSSPSGSTLHKNGMHFDARIPAQPSIGVCDMAPGRQAMVSNDFMNLPTSAAFSGPQYVQYIHPQMISTHRGGPAPYQSYSHLPCSSRGNMAPVMSIQQQQMQQYMCGPGYAPHPGVPVSQGAMKLQQFAPTPQQQQQQMWQYHFSQYQPRQAAEGAAAAAWQSGRLRDMPSSGPLRPMQALHAPPAMAPPQMELLCGPYQGGGGGGARRPPQLRLI
- the LOC125513410 gene encoding uncharacterized protein LOC125513410 isoform X5, with the translated sequence MRDSNINESEGGDHIAELKRKKGKKPKPLKWRSTNSDMNNRSCEAEEGSDGGRDDDAVLSSLTRATTPSSSSSLIIRKRPRTLGKVAEGCDAVDPPVPRKLRSAIIKRVGQTVPSSPRHAKKRRHLSAISAQIFQMDRETRTDETMPSNSFTKEEEVLADTLLALSQIAPPSEPAADMATEQDISNTNVASTSCSEGVITPTGATKEDDKITLLPIDANVVTQSACADQQVEPTATASVPQLNPALGAPRISINPDFPKDGKIQDLSLGLFVNSPSPPKESLNKSASKKPKAHFDGSLSLTNQKKKETPHWLLNRNKSGFVAHNRTKDENSSAKEVMPAIQAPLPCTSTGSSKKPSSSTLGACTISGKEITTAWAIANNDKLSLPENGGPAKTWKRSVTHAYVSHLIQNHLDKDKASQNQVIAQERSRSRISSSPSGSTLHKNGMHFDARIPAQPSIGVCDMAPGRQAMVSNDFMNLPTSAAFSGPQYVQYIHPQMISTHRGGPAPYQSYSHLPCSSRGNMAPVMSIQQQQMQQYMCGPGYAPHPGVPVSQGAMKLQQFAPTPQQQQQQMWQYHFSQYQPRQAAEGAAAAAWQSGRLRDMPSSGPLRPMQALHAPPAMAPPQMELLCGPYQGGGGGGARRPPQLRLI
- the LOC125513410 gene encoding uncharacterized protein LOC125513410 isoform X1; the protein is MVVDMEDEGRREKKGLAAVVGVTRRHVIRSGSSSSSSSPTSLPPPAAADSNINESEGGDHIAELKRKKGKKPKPLKWRSTNSDMNNRSCEAEEGSDGGRDDDAVLSSLTRATTPSSSSSLIIRKRPRTLGKVAEGCDAVDPPVPRKLRSAIIKRVGQTVPSSPRHAKKRRHLSAISAQIFQMDRETRTDETMPSNSFTKEEEVLADTLLALSQIAPPSEPAADMATEQDISNTNVASTSCSEGVITPTGATKEDDKITLLPIDANVVTQSACADQQVEPTATASVPQLNPALGAPRISINPDFPKDGKIQDLSLGLFVNSPSPPKESLNKSASKKPKAHFDGSLSLTNQKKKETPHWLLNRNKSGFVAHNRTKDENSSAKEVMPAIQAPLPCTSTGSSKKPSSSTLGACTISGKEITTAWAIANNDKLSLPENGGPAKTWKRSVTHAYVSHLIQNHLDKDKASQNQVIAQERSRSRISSSPSGSTLHKNGMHFDARIPAQPSIGVCDMAPGRQAMVSNDFMNLPTSAAFSGPQYVQYIHPQMISTHRGGPAPYQSYSHLPCSSRGNMAPVMSIQQQQMQQYMCGPGYAPHPGVPVSQGAMKLQQFAPTPQQQQQQMWQYHFSQYQPRQAAEGAAAAAWQSGRLRDMPSSGPLRPMQALHAPPAMAPPQMELLCGPYQGGGGGGARRPPQLRLI
- the LOC125513410 gene encoding uncharacterized protein LOC125513410 isoform X3, coding for MVVDMEDEGRREKKGLAAVVGVTRRHVIRSGSSSSSSSPTSLPPPAAADSNINESEGGDHIAELKRKKGKKPKPLKWRSTNSDMNNRSCEAEEGSDGGRDDDAVLSSLTRATTPSSSSSLIIRKRPRTLGKVAEGCDAVDPPVPRKLRSAIIKRVGQTVPSSPRHAKKRRHLSAISAQIFQMDRETRTDETMPSNSFTKEEEVLADTLLALSQIAPPSEPAADMATEQDISNTNVASTSCSEGVITPTGATKEDDKITLLPIDANVVTQSACADQQVEPTATASVPQLNPALGAPRISINPDFPKDGKIQDLSLGLFVNSPSPPKESLNKSASKKPKAHFDGSLSLTNQKKKETPHWLLNRNKSGFVAHNRTKDENSSAKVMPAIQAPLPCTSTGSSKKPSSSTLGACTISGKEITTAWAIANNDKLSLPENGGPAKTWKRSVTHAYVSHLIQNHLDKDKASQNQVIAQERSRSRISSSPSGSTLHKNGMHFDARIPAQPSIGVCDMAPGRQAMVSNDFMNLPTSAAFSGPQYVQYIHPQMISTHRGGPAPYQSYSHLPCSSRGNMAPVMSIQQQQMQQYMCGPGYAPHPGVPVSQGAMKLQQFAPTPQQQQQQMWQYHFSQYQPRQAAEGAAAAAWQSGRLRDMPSSGPLRPMQALHAPPAMAPPQMELLCGPYQGGGGGGARRPPQLRLI
- the LOC125513410 gene encoding uncharacterized protein LOC125513410 isoform X2 gives rise to the protein MVVDMEDEGRREKKGLAAVVGVTRRHVIRSGSSSSSSSPTSLPPPAAADSNINESEGGDHIAELKRKKGKKPKPLKWRSTNSDMNNRSCEAEEGSDGGRDDDAVLSSLTRATTPSSSSSLIIRKRPRTLGKVAEGCDAVDPPVPRKLRSAIIKRVGQTVPSSPRHAKKRRHLSAISAQIFQMDRETRTDETMPSNSFTKEEEVLADTLLALSQIAPPSEPAADMATEQDISNTNVASTSCSEGVITPTGATKEDDKITLLPIDANVVTQSACADQQVEPTATASVPQLNPALGAPRISINPDFPKDGKIQDLSLGLFVNSPSPPKESLNKSASKKPKAHFDGSLSLTNQKKKETPHWLLNRNKSGFVAHNRTKDENSSAKEVMPAIQAPLPCTSTGSSKKPSSSTLGACTISGKEITTAWAIANNDKLSLPENGGPAKTWKRSVTHAYVSHLIQNHLDKDKASQNQVIAQERSRSRISSSPSGSTLHKNGMHFDARIPAQPSIGVCDMAPGRQAMVSNDFMNLPTSAAFSGPQYVQYIHPQMISTHRGGPAPYQSYSHLPCSSRGNMAPVMSIQQQMQQYMCGPGYAPHPGVPVSQGAMKLQQFAPTPQQQQQQMWQYHFSQYQPRQAAEGAAAAAWQSGRLRDMPSSGPLRPMQALHAPPAMAPPQMELLCGPYQGGGGGGARRPPQLRLI